Proteins encoded by one window of Arachis ipaensis cultivar K30076 chromosome B04, Araip1.1, whole genome shotgun sequence:
- the LOC107635335 gene encoding pentatricopeptide repeat-containing protein At2g36730: MFGEMRVPLPLPLSTKQQCLTLLSLCSSITQLHQIQAQTHINGLFQDPYVLSQLIYLSSLSSFANLTHAKTILFRSPTTPSPISWNILIRAYATTDSPLESIWVFRTFRKLGVKPNKLTYPFLFKCCAMASALSEGKQLHADVIKFGLDSDVYVGNNMVNLYGFCKKVKDARKVFEEMPNRTVVSWNSIMTACVENHWLGDGIRYFFRMRGCEFEPDHTTMVLLLSACAELGYLSLGRWVHSQLILRGMVLSCQLGTALVDMYAKSGNLGCARLVFERMEERNVWTWSAMILGLAQHGFAEEALALFAEMCENHSICPNYVTYLGVLCACSHAGMVNEGYKYLREMEYVHGINPMMVHFGAMVDVLGRAGLLKEAYDFIQRMPIEPDPIVWRTLLSACNVHDAQDHAGIGDKVRKRLLQMEPRRGGNLVIVANMYAESGMWEKAAKVRRDMRDGGMKKMAGESCVDLGGSMFKFYAGYDSSQDLMHVYHLLDGLNMHLKMVDS; the protein is encoded by the coding sequence atGTTTGGTGAAATGCGTGTGCCGCTTCCACTTCCCCTCTCTACAAAGCAACAATGCCTCACTCTTCTCTCACTCTGTTCTTCCATCACCCAACTCCACCAAATCCAAGCTCAAACCCACATCAATGGCCTCTTCCAAGACCCTTATGTCCTCTCCCAACTCATCTACTTATCTTCCCTCTCCTCCTTCGCCAACCTCACCCACGCAAAAACCATTCTTTTTCGTTCCCCCACCACCCCATCACCCATTTCATGGAACATCCTCATCAGAGCATACGCAACCACTGATTCTCCGCTTGAATCCATCTGGGTATTCCGCACATTCCGAAAATTGGGTGTGAAGCCCAATAAACTCACTTACCCTTTTCTGTTCAAGTGTTGTGCTATGGCTTCTGCGCTTTCTGAGGGAAAACAGCTGCATGCTGATGTTATCAAGTTTGGTCTTGATTCTGATGTGTACGTTGGGAATAACATGGTTAACTTATATGGGTTCTGTAAAAAGGTTAAGGATGCAAGGAAGGTGTTTGAGGAAATGCCGAACAGAACTGTCGTGTCTTGGAACTCAATTATGACTGCTTGTGTTGAGAATCATTGGTTGGGAGATGGGATTCGGTACTTTTTTAGGATGCGGGGTTGCGAGTTCGAGCCAGATCATACTACTATGGTGCTGTTGCTTTCTGCTTGTGCTGAGTTGGGTTACTTGAGTCTTGGAAGATGGGTGCATTCCCAATTGATTTTGAGAGGAATGGTTTTGAGTTGTCAGTTAGGTACTGCTCTTGTTGATATGTATGCAAAATCAGGGAATTTGGGTTGTGCTAGGCTTGTTTTTGAGAGAATGGAGGAGAGGAATGTGTGGACATGGAGTGCAATGATTTTGGGATTAGCCCAACATGGGTTTGCAGAGGAAGCGCTTGCATTGTTTGCTGAAATGTGTGAAAATCATAGCATATGCCCCAATTATGTGACCTATCTTGGGGTTCTATGTGCTTGCAGTCATGCTGGGATGGTGAATGAGGGTTACAAGTACCTTCGCGAAATGGAATATGTCCATGGGATCAATCCCATGATGGTACATTTTGGAGCAATGGTTGATGTTTTAGGTCGTGCCGGCCTTCTTAAAGAAGCTTACGACTTTATACAGAGGATGCCTATTGAGCCTGACCCGATTGTGTGGCGTACGCTGCTTAGCGCGTGCAATGTTCATGATGCTCAGGACCATGCAGGGATAGGGGATAAAGTGAGGAAGAGGCTGCTTCAGATGGAGCCAAGGAGGGGAGGGAATTTGGTTATTGTTGCTAACATGTATGCTGAATCAGGGATGTGGGAGAAAGCGGCAAAAGTTAGGAGAGACATGAGAGATGGAGGTATGAAGAAGATGGCTGGAGAGAGTTGTGTTGATTTAGGGGGTTCCATGTTTAAATTCTATGCAGGTTATGATTCTAGCCAAGACTTGATGCATGTTTATCATTTGCTTGATGGATTGAACATGCACTTGAAGATGGTTGATAGTTAA